The region AGTAAGAGAGCCCTCCAACGATCAAGACCGCTACAGAAACGATCAAGACCGCTACAGAACAGAAAGGACAAGCGGTGATCCTCGTCACCGGAGGTCTCGGCTTCATCGGCTCCCACACCGTGCGAGCCCTGCTCGACCTGGGCGAAGACTGCGTCGTGGCCCAGCGCCACACCCGTGAACTCCCGGCCATGCTCGCCGGAGAGCGGGTGGCGGTGGAGCAGGCGGACATCACCGATCGCGACGCCCTGCTCGCGATCGGCCGCCGCCACGACATCACGGGCATCGTGCACCTGGCAGCGTCCTATCCCTGGTCCCCGACCCCCGACGCGGCGGTCGAGACGACACGGCAGGCGCTCGACGGACTGCTGAACATCGCGCAGGCGGCGCAGGAGTGGGGCGTGCGACGGCTGGGCGTCGCCAGCACGATCGGCGTCTACTTCGGGGTCGAGAACGACGGACCGCTACGCGAAGACGCTCCACTGCCCCTGAACGCACCCGTCTCGATCCCCACCTTCAAGAAGGTCGGTGAACTGCTCGGCGGATTCCTCGCCGACACCACGGACATCGACATCGTCAACTACCGCATCTCAGGCACCTGGGGCCCGCTCGGCCACACCGAACCGTTCTTCGCCGCCCCCGCCCTCATCCACGCCGCCGCCCGCGGCACCGCCCCGGACCTCTCCCACCTCATGCGGCCGGCCTTCGCCGAGGACGGGATCGACCTCAACTACGTGCCGGACACCGGGCGTGCGCTCGCCCTCCTCCAGCTCGCGGACAAGCTGAACCACCGCACGTACAACGTCGGCTCCGGCCGGGCCACGACCAATGCCGAGCTCGCCGAAGCGATCAAAAAGGTGGCCCCCGACGCCCAGGTCGACCTCCCCACGGGAGGCGACACACCGCCCATGGTCCTCGACATCAGCCGCCTCCGGGAAGACACCGGCTACCAGGCCGAATACGACACCGAACGAGCCGCCGCCGACTACATCGCATGGCTGCGCGCGGGCAACAACACCTGAGCCAGGGCCCAGCGCTGGGCACGGCCCTGCCCTGCCCTGCCCTGGCACTGGGACTTGAGGGCGGGACTCATCTCGGTCCCCTTGTCCGGTCTTGGGACCGGCCGAGGGGGCTGCATCCTGCATGGATCGCCGGACGGCCCCCACGGAAATGAAGGCCGATCAGGAGTACCCGTGGAGCCGGCCGGGGGTACATTGCGAGTGTCAGCACGCTATGGGAGTCAGTATGCCCGAGACCAATGACAAGCACATCGGCGTCCGGATCCGTGAGTTCCGCATCATCCGCGACTTCTCCCTCGCTGAGCTGGGTCGGCGTGCCCACGTATCCACCAGCCAGCTCTCCCGGGTTGAGACCGGCGAGCAGCCCGCCAGCCCGTCCGTGCTGGCAGCGGTGGCCCGCGCGCTCGAAGTCACCTTGTCCGTACTGCACGGCCAGCCGTACATCCACATGCTGCAGAAGGATCAGCTCGATCGACTACTCGCGCCGATCAGCAGCGCGCTCGACGCGTGGGACATTCCCGCCGAGGACGATCTGCCGCCGCGCTCACTGGACGACATCGCAGCAGACACGAAGGCCATCGCGGAGAAGCGCGCCAAGGGTGAGTTCGGGACGGTGGCTGAGGCGTTGCCAGGACTCATCACCGATACGGCCCTAGCCGTACAGACGTACACGGTGCCGGGCCGGGATCGCGAGCGAGCGCACAACCTGCAAGCCGAGATCGCGCGGACCACGGCGATCGTGGCGTACCGACTCGGCTACATGGACCTCGCACGGCTCGCCCTGGCACGCATGGCCGTAGCCGCGCCCCACTCCGGTGACCCGCGCCAGGTCGCCGTCGAGAGGTACGAGCGCGCCGTCATCACCCATGCGGAAACCTCGCGCCCGGACCGAGGTGTGGCGTTGATGAGGCAGGCGCTACGTGATCTGGACGATGACGGCGACCCGGCGACCACCGCCGTGCGGGGCACCCTGCTGCTACGTGCCTCGGCTCTCTCTGCCGTACAGAAGGACCACACCGCCGCAAGGGATTGGCTCGGTCAGGCCACTGAGCTTGCGGAAGCCGGAGCCGCCGCAGATGCCGCCGAGAATCCGCCCGGCTCTCGGTACGCGCTGGCGTTCGGCGAGTTGAACGTGAACCTCGGGCGGCTGGATGTCGCCATGTTCCAGGACGACTATGAGACCGCGGTACGCGTCGCAGACGATGTGCGGTTGCCCGAG is a window of Streptomyces violaceusniger Tu 4113 DNA encoding:
- a CDS encoding NAD-dependent epimerase/dehydratase family protein, whose amino-acid sequence is MILVTGGLGFIGSHTVRALLDLGEDCVVAQRHTRELPAMLAGERVAVEQADITDRDALLAIGRRHDITGIVHLAASYPWSPTPDAAVETTRQALDGLLNIAQAAQEWGVRRLGVASTIGVYFGVENDGPLREDAPLPLNAPVSIPTFKKVGELLGGFLADTTDIDIVNYRISGTWGPLGHTEPFFAAPALIHAAARGTAPDLSHLMRPAFAEDGIDLNYVPDTGRALALLQLADKLNHRTYNVGSGRATTNAELAEAIKKVAPDAQVDLPTGGDTPPMVLDISRLREDTGYQAEYDTERAAADYIAWLRAGNNT
- a CDS encoding helix-turn-helix domain-containing protein, whose protein sequence is MPETNDKHIGVRIREFRIIRDFSLAELGRRAHVSTSQLSRVETGEQPASPSVLAAVARALEVTLSVLHGQPYIHMLQKDQLDRLLAPISSALDAWDIPAEDDLPPRSLDDIAADTKAIAEKRAKGEFGTVAEALPGLITDTALAVQTYTVPGRDRERAHNLQAEIARTTAIVAYRLGYMDLARLALARMAVAAPHSGDPRQVAVERYERAVITHAETSRPDRGVALMRQALRDLDDDGDPATTAVRGTLLLRASALSAVQKDHTAARDWLGQATELAEAGAAADAAENPPGSRYALAFGELNVNLGRLDVAMFQDDYETAVRVADDVRLPESYQPTRVAGFLIRRAGAEAWTARHDDALASLEQARAKAPQLTRYHPEVHQTVGTLLRARQRAAEPLREFAQWSGV